In one Drosophila pseudoobscura strain MV-25-SWS-2005 chromosome X, UCI_Dpse_MV25, whole genome shotgun sequence genomic region, the following are encoded:
- the LOC117184560 gene encoding uncharacterized protein yields MADLPVDRVSESRAFLVTGVDYCGPFLYKSEVRNRPPLKCYMSIFICFSTKAVHIELVKDLTTSAFLSALRRFICTRGRPIRIWSDNATNFVGARNELAELKSLFLSDSHQEAVHQACLNDCIDWRFIPPRSPHFGGLWEASVKLAKHHLRRALGSSLLGFDELRTLACNICAIINSRPLFPLSENPADLDVLTPSHFLVGAPITTFLEPDLVHLNVDRLDRWQKVTQLQQIHVNDVVLVKDENFPPLKWPLARILELIPGADGVSRVALIRMATGVSRRALAKLCLLPLRDEVKGMDPSTGGVCSGEARV; encoded by the exons ATGGCAGATCTTCCGGTGGACAGAGTCAGCGAATCTCGTGCATTTTTAGTTACCGGCGTGGACTATTGCGGTCCGTTCCTGTATAAATCAGAAGTTCGAAACCGGCCCCCACTAAAGTGCTACATGAGCATTTTTATATGCTTCTccaccaaggcggttcacatcGAGCTTGTGAAGGATCTTACAACATCTGCGTTCCTCTCTGCTCTTCGCCGTTTCATTTGCACCCGTGGAAGACCGATTCGTATTTGGTCagataatgccacaaattttgttggagCGCGGAACGAACTGGCGGAACTTAAGTCGCTATTCCTAAGCGACAGTCATCAAGAAGCCGTGCATCAAGCTTGTCTCAACGATTGCATCGATTGGCGTTTCATTCCTCCTAGATCGCCACATTTTGGAGGATTGTGGGAGGCGTCAGTCAAGCTTGCTAAGCATCATCTTCGACGTGCCCTCGGATCCTCGCTTCTTGGATTTgatgagctgcgcactctcgcgtgcaatatctgtgcaatcattaattcaaggccattgtttcctctttcagagaacCCTGCAGATCTCGATGTACTCACGCCCAGCCATTTTCTAGTTGGCGCCCCTATCACAACCTTCTTGGAGCCTGACTTGGTTCATTTAAACGTCGATCGCTTGGACCGTTGGCAGAAGGTCACACAGCTTCAGCAAAT TCACGTCAATGATGTCGTTCTTGTTAAGGACGAGAACTTCCCTCCTCTGAAGTGGCCTCTAGCGAGAATCCTCGAGCTCATCCCAGGAGCTGATGGCGTATCTCGAGTCGCCTTGATCAGGATGGCTACAGGTGTTAGCCGAAGAGCACTTGCAAAACTATGTCTATTGCCTCTACGAGATGAGGTGAAAGGCATGGATCCTTccacggggggagtatgttcgggcgaagcccgagtgtaa
- the LOC117184559 gene encoding uncharacterized protein gives MDESNDVPENRVSFYKLKALSIYNKAVSLRETILNDENNPISEDALSVHLKFLEKMSDSFNVTHSNLEELDVSEIGSDLSNNFEDLAMEIEVRIRSALRRTTQNMPHHSTIRPELNVTASGNVRSRYHIPDIKLPTFRGGYTEWADFYSMFSTVIDQEPFLSKIEKFQHLRSCLDGPALEAVRSLEVSESNYDIALDILNNRFNNKRLIFQAHVAEILRHEKVEDGSTTKLRTLSDKLHSHMRALRSMGTMEEIAGCIIVHSTYKYLDSDTRTKWEELSPPNVIPTWDHFSAFLERRCQAMETMDQAMLIQIHSSQLHSLWKPFAIFAS, from the exons ATGGATGAGTCTAATGACGTGCCGgaaaacagggtgtctttttacAAACTAAAGGCACTCTCAATATACAACAAAGCCGTTTCACTTCGAGAGACGATATTGAATGATGAAAACAACCCAATCAGTGAAGATGCGCTAAgtgttcatttaaaattcttggaaaaaatgTCCGACTCATTTAATGTTACTCATTCTAATTTAGAAGAGCTTGATGTAAGCGAAATTGGCAGCGACTTAAGCAACAATTTTGAGGATTTGGCGATGGAAATCGAAGTTCGTATTCGCTCAGCACTCCGCAGGACTACCCAGAACATGCCGCATCACTCAACGATACGACCCGAGCTCAACGTTACTGCCTCCGGAAATGTACGGTCACGATATCATATTCCTGACATTAAACTTCCCACTTTCCGTGGAGGTTATACTGAGTGGGCAGACTTTTACTCGATGTTTAGCACAGTAATAGATCAGGAGCCCTTTCTATCAAAGATTGAGAAGTTCCAGCACCTGCGCTCATGTTTGGATGGACCTGCCCTGGAGGCTGTTCGCTCTTTGGAAGTATCGGAGAGCAATTATGATATTGCATTGGACATTTTAAACAATCGTTTCAATAATAAACGTTTaatctttcaggcacacgtcgctGAGATTCTGAGGCATGAGAAGGTTGAAGATGGGTCAACTACAAAGCTACGTACTTTATCGGACAAGCTTCATTCTCACATGAGAGCGCTTAG ATCGATGGGTACCATGGAGGAAATAGCTGGATGCATCATCGTTCACTCCACATACAAGTATCTCGACTCTGATACCaggaccaaatgggaggagctgtCGCCCCCTAACGTCATACCAACATGGGACCatttttcggcttttttgGAGAGGAGATGTCAAGCCATGGAGACCATGGATCAAGCTATGTTGATTCAAATCCATAGCAGTCAG CTGCACTCGCTTTGGAAACCTTTCGCCATCTTTGCGTCTTAG